Proteins encoded together in one Eubalaena glacialis isolate mEubGla1 chromosome 7, mEubGla1.1.hap2.+ XY, whole genome shotgun sequence window:
- the TAF11 gene encoding transcription initiation factor TFIID subunit 11 isoform X1, whose product MDNACESPTEKGGETEESDETAAAPGGPGVTDTDGIPEETDGDADGELKEASAEEGELKSQDISDLTAVEREDSSLLTPAAKKLKIDTKEKKEKKQKVDEDEIQKMQILVSSFSEEQLNRYEMYRRSAFPKAAIKRLIQSITGTSVSQNVVIAMSGISKVFVGEVVEEALDVCEKWGEMPPLQPKHMREAVRRLKSKGQIPNSKHKKIIFF is encoded by the exons ATGGATAATGCCTGCGAGTCGCCCACGGAAAAAGGTGGAGAGACAGAGGAGTCAGATGAGACGGCCGCTGCTCCTGGGGGCCCGGGGGTTACTGACACGGACGGAATCCCGGAGGAAACTGACGGAGACGCAGATGGGGAATTGAAAGAGGCCTCGGCTGAAGAAGGCGAG ctCAAGAGTCAGGATATCTCAGATTTAACAGCAGTTGAAAGGGAAGACTCATCATTACTTACTCCTGCagccaaaaaactgaaaatagataccaaagaaaagaaagagaagaagcagaAAGTGGATGAAGATGAGATTCAAAAGATGCA AATcctggtttcttctttttctgaggaGCAGCTGAACCGTTATGAAATGTATCGCCGGTCAGCTTTCCCTAAGGCAGCCATTAAAAGG CTGATCCAGTCCATCACTGGTACCTCTGTGTCTCAGAATGTTGTTATTGCTATGTCTGGTATTTCCAAAGTTTTCGTCGGGGAGGTGGTAGAAGAAG CACTGGATGTGTGTGAGAAGTGGGGAGAAATGCCACCGCTACAACCCAAACATATGAGGGAGGCTGTTCGGAGGCTGAAGTCGAAGGGGCAAATTCCCAACTCGAAGCACAAAAAAATCATCTTCTTCTAG
- the TAF11 gene encoding transcription initiation factor TFIID subunit 11 isoform X2 yields MDNACESPTEKGGETEESDETAAAPGGPGVTDTDGIPEETDGDADGELKEASAEEGELKSQDISDLTAVEREDSSLLTPAAKKLKIDTKEKKEKKQKVDEDEIQKMQILVSSFSEEQLNRYEMYRRSAFPKAAIKRHWMCVRSGEKCHRYNPNI; encoded by the exons ATGGATAATGCCTGCGAGTCGCCCACGGAAAAAGGTGGAGAGACAGAGGAGTCAGATGAGACGGCCGCTGCTCCTGGGGGCCCGGGGGTTACTGACACGGACGGAATCCCGGAGGAAACTGACGGAGACGCAGATGGGGAATTGAAAGAGGCCTCGGCTGAAGAAGGCGAG ctCAAGAGTCAGGATATCTCAGATTTAACAGCAGTTGAAAGGGAAGACTCATCATTACTTACTCCTGCagccaaaaaactgaaaatagataccaaagaaaagaaagagaagaagcagaAAGTGGATGAAGATGAGATTCAAAAGATGCA AATcctggtttcttctttttctgaggaGCAGCTGAACCGTTATGAAATGTATCGCCGGTCAGCTTTCCCTAAGGCAGCCATTAAAAGG CACTGGATGTGTGTGAGAAGTGGGGAGAAATGCCACCGCTACAACCCAAACATATGA